The proteins below are encoded in one region of Silene latifolia isolate original U9 population chromosome 2, ASM4854445v1, whole genome shotgun sequence:
- the LOC141641933 gene encoding cyclin-dependent protein kinase inhibitor SMR6-like gives MGFSSSEKSAMGGNNNNTTWVIAGIPMRGPLKPVYTGSGPALDHSENSSSSTETEYHPTTPTAECSRIPAKLSCPPPPRKRKTGGGGGGGGRCNNKNKSLCNNGKREFFVVPPDLEAIFMRRHHVGC, from the coding sequence ATGGGATTTTCGTCGTCGGAAAAATCCGCAATGGGCGGAAATAATAACAACACTACTTGGGTTATCGCTGGGATTCCAATGCGGGGCCCTCTAAAGCCAGTATACACTGGAAGTGGCCCCGCATTGGACCACAGTGaaaatagtagtagtagtactgAAACTGAGTACCACCCGACAACTCCAACAGCTGAGTGTTCAAGAATTCCAGCTAAATTGTCATGTCCACCACCGCCTCGTAAGCGAAAGAccggtggaggaggaggaggaggaggaaggtgCAATAATAAGAATAAGTCGTTGTGTAATAACGGTAAAAGGGAATTCTTTGTTGTTCCTCCTGATTTGGAAGCTATTTTCATGCGTCGTCATCATGTTGGTTGTTAA